In the Maribacter sp. MJ134 genome, one interval contains:
- a CDS encoding DUF5916 domain-containing protein: MTKILSTLVLLLLFISVRSQTKDKSFTVKHTTDKIITDGILDEPIWEIAESAGEFQQYFPSDDVPAKYQTDIRMVTDETTLYVGIKVYTPGEDYVIPSLERDFRASGNDNISIIFDTFNDGTNAFLFGINPYGVRREVLISGGGQSLRGFTTSWDVKWRGESKIYEGYYTAEMAIPLTSFKFAEGETKWRFQSYRFDMQSNERSNWYIIPQNQSVINLAFMGDMYFEKPLGRSRTPLALIPYVNAITDKDFSTDSGDTSFKVGGDAKIAIGNGMNLDVTVNPDFSNVEVDDIFTNLTRFEVSLPERRQFFVDNNDLFGSFGGSRDANPFFSRRIGIATDSSGNSVQNDILGGIRLSGKLNNNLRLGFLNIQTAKDENQEIPSNNNMMFALQQKVFARSNIGMFFINRQAFGNEDFIEEEDSYNRVIGVDYNLASENNVWFGKFYTHKSFQPGDKKGNYSAGAFLGRNTRFWNVFTDLAYVGDDFRSDLGFIRRNDIIKSATSVRRLFWPEKGSINNHGLEIFPILTWRPGLDYRKTDHEVQVNYNFAMKNFSEFGFSYSNNYIFLADSFDPTSTDGAIELPGDRGYTFDSVSFNYQSNQANVFAIQTESSIGSFFNGSRFSMGAEATLRLQPKVRLSLNVNYDKINLPDPFPSADLWLISPRVGVTFSKSVFWSTLFQYSNQRDNLGINSRLQWRFAPLSDLFIVYNDNYAVNLFEPKFRSINLKFTYWLNI; this comes from the coding sequence ATGACCAAAATATTAAGTACTCTAGTGCTTTTACTTCTTTTTATTTCGGTACGTTCCCAAACCAAAGACAAATCTTTTACTGTTAAACATACTACGGACAAAATTATTACTGATGGCATTTTAGATGAACCCATTTGGGAAATTGCCGAGAGTGCCGGCGAATTTCAACAATATTTTCCATCGGACGATGTTCCTGCAAAATATCAGACCGATATAAGAATGGTCACGGACGAAACTACGCTTTACGTAGGAATAAAAGTTTATACTCCCGGGGAAGATTACGTTATACCATCATTAGAACGGGATTTTAGGGCTAGCGGTAACGATAATATAAGTATCATATTCGACACGTTCAACGACGGCACCAATGCCTTCCTATTTGGCATAAACCCCTACGGAGTTCGCAGAGAAGTACTCATATCCGGTGGTGGGCAAAGTTTAAGGGGCTTTACCACATCATGGGATGTAAAATGGCGTGGAGAAAGTAAGATATACGAAGGATATTACACTGCAGAAATGGCTATCCCCCTAACTTCTTTCAAATTCGCGGAGGGTGAAACCAAATGGAGGTTCCAGAGTTACCGTTTTGACATGCAGTCCAACGAACGGAGTAATTGGTATATTATTCCGCAGAACCAAAGCGTAATTAACCTCGCTTTTATGGGAGATATGTATTTTGAAAAACCACTAGGTCGCTCAAGGACTCCCCTTGCCCTGATACCCTATGTAAATGCAATTACGGATAAGGATTTTAGTACAGATAGCGGAGATACCTCTTTTAAAGTTGGAGGTGACGCCAAGATTGCCATAGGCAACGGAATGAACCTAGATGTTACGGTAAATCCTGATTTTTCTAATGTGGAGGTAGATGATATTTTCACCAACCTTACTAGGTTCGAGGTTTCCTTGCCGGAAAGAAGACAGTTCTTTGTAGATAACAATGACCTCTTTGGAAGTTTTGGCGGTAGTAGGGATGCAAACCCCTTCTTTTCTAGAAGGATCGGTATCGCTACCGATAGTTCCGGTAATTCTGTACAAAATGATATTCTTGGAGGTATTAGATTAAGCGGTAAATTAAATAATAACCTTAGACTTGGCTTTTTGAACATTCAAACGGCAAAGGATGAAAATCAGGAAATACCATCGAATAACAACATGATGTTCGCCCTGCAGCAAAAGGTATTTGCTAGGTCTAATATTGGAATGTTCTTTATTAATAGACAAGCGTTCGGAAACGAAGATTTCATCGAGGAAGAAGATAGCTATAACAGGGTTATAGGAGTGGATTATAACCTGGCCAGTGAAAATAATGTTTGGTTCGGAAAGTTCTACACGCACAAATCCTTTCAACCTGGAGATAAGAAAGGAAACTACTCGGCAGGTGCTTTCTTAGGTAGAAATACGAGGTTTTGGAACGTGTTTACGGATTTGGCGTATGTCGGGGATGATTTTAGGTCTGATCTCGGATTTATAAGACGAAATGACATTATAAAATCTGCGACCTCTGTACGTCGATTATTTTGGCCCGAAAAAGGTTCGATCAATAATCATGGACTAGAAATTTTTCCGATTTTAACTTGGAGACCCGGTCTTGACTATAGGAAAACAGATCATGAGGTGCAGGTGAACTATAATTTTGCAATGAAAAATTTCTCCGAATTTGGCTTCTCCTATTCCAACAACTACATTTTCTTGGCCGATTCTTTTGATCCCACCAGCACAGATGGCGCCATTGAATTACCCGGTGATAGGGGGTATACTTTTGATTCGGTCAGTTTCAATTACCAATCTAATCAAGCTAATGTCTTCGCTATTCAGACAGAAAGCTCCATTGGCAGCTTTTTTAACGGTTCAAGATTTTCTATGGGTGCAGAGGCAACGCTACGGCTACAACCCAAGGTACGATTAAGCTTAAACGTGAATTACGATAAGATAAACCTACCCGACCCATTTCCCAGTGCAGACCTTTGGTTGATCAGTCCAAGGGTTGGCGTAACCTTTAGTAAATCCGTATTTTGGTCCACACTTTTTCAGTACAGCAACCAAAGGGATAATCTCGGAATTAATTCTAGATTGCAATGGCGTTTTGCACCACTATCAGACCTATTTATTGTTTATAATGACAACTACGCCGTAAACTTATTTGAACCAAAATTCCGTTCTATAAACCTAAAGTTCACCTATTGGTTAAATATTTAG
- a CDS encoding Arc family DNA-binding protein, whose amino-acid sequence MSKKKAFALRVNEDMLKAIEKWAADEFRSTNGQIEWMLMKSLKEAKRSPKEKKDN is encoded by the coding sequence ATGAGTAAAAAAAAGGCCTTTGCATTACGGGTAAATGAAGATATGCTCAAAGCTATCGAGAAGTGGGCGGCAGATGAATTTCGCAGTACTAACGGGCAAATAGAATGGATGCTGATGAAAAGTCTTAAAGAAGCAAAGCGCAGTCCAAAGGAGAAAAAAGACAACTAA
- a CDS encoding SPFH domain-containing protein, protein MSTEKNYNPINGYTMLFVLLVLVGGGIPLLRIYVGALLLFAAVFIIPGFVLVNPNSSRVLLLFGKYVGTIKKNGLFWVNPLYSKKKISLRASNFDSERLKVNDKLGNPIMISTILVWRVTNTYKAAFEVDDYQNFVRVQTDAAVRKLASMYPYDNFADEGLDEDITLRSSLNEVSEALEKEVQERLAMAGIEVLEARIGYLAYAQEIANAMLKRQQATAIVAARHKIVEGAVSMVEMALDELSKKELVALDEERKAAMVSNLMVVLCSDKDAAPIVNTGTLNH, encoded by the coding sequence ATGTCAACTGAAAAAAACTATAATCCCATCAACGGATACACCATGCTTTTTGTACTACTAGTATTGGTGGGTGGAGGAATACCCCTACTTCGAATCTATGTAGGTGCTTTACTATTATTTGCCGCAGTCTTTATTATACCCGGGTTCGTCCTTGTAAACCCCAACAGCTCCAGAGTTCTTTTACTTTTCGGAAAATATGTAGGTACCATCAAGAAAAATGGTTTGTTCTGGGTAAATCCGTTATACTCCAAAAAGAAAATTTCTCTCCGCGCCAGTAATTTTGATAGTGAAAGACTTAAGGTAAATGATAAACTAGGGAATCCTATTATGATCAGTACCATTTTAGTTTGGCGCGTTACCAATACCTACAAAGCAGCTTTTGAGGTAGACGATTACCAAAACTTTGTGCGTGTACAAACCGACGCGGCGGTGCGTAAACTGGCCAGTATGTATCCTTACGATAATTTTGCGGATGAGGGCTTGGATGAGGATATTACCTTACGTTCCAGTCTCAACGAAGTAAGCGAGGCATTGGAAAAAGAGGTTCAGGAACGCTTGGCCATGGCCGGTATTGAAGTATTAGAAGCTAGGATAGGTTACCTTGCCTACGCTCAAGAAATTGCCAATGCCATGCTCAAAAGACAACAAGCAACCGCCATCGTAGCTGCCAGACATAAAATTGTTGAGGGAGCCGTAAGTATGGTAGAAATGGCCCTGGATGAGTTAAGCAAAAAAGAATTGGTAGCTTTGGACGAGGAGCGTAAGGCGGCTATGGTGAGTAATCTAATGGTAGTACTATGTTCGGATAAGGATGCCGCTCCCATTGTGAATACAGGGACCTTAAATCATTAA
- a CDS encoding transglycosylase domain-containing protein, giving the protein MKKLFGIIKRIKPKLLRYFLVTIGLSFLVLFVFIASIYLGAWGKLPSSEELASFKYQEASEVFSADSVLIGKYYLNDRQPIPFDAIPDKVLHALIAIEDERFYDHSGIDYKSLFRVGLKTILMGDTSSGGGSTITQQLAKNLYPRKERNETNIVVDKFKEMLIAKRLETIFSKEEILAHYLNTVSFGDNTFGIESAALKFFNTRTKNLSYPQAATLVGMLKATYGYNPRIFPDKSLTRRNVVLAAMHRNGFIDKNELKASMDTKLALDYREFDYNAGLAPYFREEVRKQLIKWTEQENEKGGNLNLYTSGLKIYTTLNYKMQKLAEEVMARHMTQLQESFEKSYGKNAPWLKDKILMNKIVKRSSIFRKLKNQGFKESEIIDSLKNNTRKITFSSWQGDFEKDASTWDSIQYYSKILNTGTMSMDAHTGAVFTWIGGVDFKRFKYDHISQSKRQVGSTFKPIVYTAALEKGIAPCTYFSAQEIAYKNLEGWSPSNSGEKNETYLKYSMEQGLSNSVNTIAVKVLEKTGIGHVLEQAKKMGIKEKLPKLPSLALGTGEIRMTEMAKAYTSYLNEGKTIEPFIIKRITNQNDSILASFESKMNEKSAFSKENGAIMIEMMKATIDSGTASRIRDTYNLKNDIAGKTGTTQNNKDAWFVALTPKLIHLTWVGLDNHEIGFKNTSLGQGANAALPLFALWYQELNKDKTFTEITQAKFPQPSASVLTALDCEPIKRDGFFKRLFKNPNKKKEKKFKN; this is encoded by the coding sequence ATGAAAAAGTTGTTCGGTATTATAAAGCGAATAAAACCAAAGCTCCTGCGGTATTTTCTAGTTACGATAGGGTTGTCTTTTCTGGTCTTGTTCGTATTCATAGCAAGTATATATCTAGGTGCATGGGGCAAGCTTCCCAGCTCCGAGGAACTGGCCAGTTTTAAATATCAAGAGGCTTCGGAAGTTTTTTCGGCAGACAGTGTGTTGATAGGTAAATATTACCTCAACGACCGCCAACCCATTCCTTTCGATGCCATACCTGATAAGGTGCTTCACGCGCTCATCGCAATTGAAGATGAGCGCTTTTACGACCACTCCGGAATAGATTATAAAAGTCTTTTTAGAGTAGGTCTCAAAACCATACTTATGGGGGACACTTCCTCTGGAGGCGGTAGCACCATTACCCAACAATTGGCTAAAAATCTCTATCCGAGAAAAGAGCGTAATGAGACCAATATCGTCGTAGATAAGTTCAAGGAAATGTTGATAGCTAAAAGACTGGAAACTATTTTTTCAAAAGAAGAAATTCTCGCTCATTATCTGAACACGGTGTCCTTCGGCGATAACACTTTCGGGATTGAAAGTGCGGCCTTAAAGTTCTTTAATACAAGAACTAAAAATCTTTCATATCCCCAGGCGGCCACCTTGGTTGGTATGCTAAAGGCCACTTACGGCTATAATCCCCGAATTTTTCCAGATAAAAGTCTTACCCGCAGAAACGTTGTACTCGCGGCGATGCATCGCAATGGTTTTATTGACAAAAACGAATTGAAGGCATCTATGGATACCAAGCTGGCCTTGGATTATAGGGAATTTGACTACAATGCCGGCTTGGCACCCTATTTTAGGGAAGAAGTGCGCAAACAACTCATAAAATGGACCGAGCAGGAAAATGAGAAAGGAGGCAATTTAAACCTCTACACCAGTGGTTTAAAAATATATACAACGCTCAATTATAAAATGCAAAAATTAGCGGAAGAGGTTATGGCAAGGCATATGACCCAATTACAGGAAAGTTTTGAAAAAAGTTATGGAAAAAATGCGCCCTGGTTAAAGGACAAGATACTTATGAATAAAATTGTGAAGCGGAGCTCAATTTTTAGAAAATTGAAAAATCAAGGCTTTAAGGAATCTGAAATAATAGATAGCCTTAAGAACAACACCCGTAAAATAACATTTTCTAGTTGGCAGGGCGACTTTGAGAAAGATGCCAGTACCTGGGACAGCATTCAGTATTACAGTAAGATTTTGAATACGGGGACCATGTCCATGGACGCCCATACGGGAGCTGTATTCACTTGGATAGGCGGTGTGGACTTCAAACGCTTTAAATACGACCATATTTCACAAAGCAAACGTCAAGTAGGCTCTACATTTAAACCTATTGTATATACGGCTGCCCTAGAAAAAGGTATAGCCCCATGTACCTATTTTTCCGCTCAGGAAATTGCCTATAAAAATTTAGAGGGATGGTCTCCCAGTAACTCCGGCGAAAAGAATGAAACCTATCTCAAATACTCCATGGAACAAGGGCTGAGCAATTCGGTAAACACGATTGCCGTAAAAGTTTTAGAAAAAACGGGAATAGGGCATGTTTTGGAGCAGGCCAAGAAAATGGGAATCAAGGAGAAGCTTCCTAAATTACCCTCCCTGGCCTTGGGCACAGGTGAAATTAGAATGACCGAAATGGCCAAGGCCTATACCAGTTATTTAAATGAAGGTAAAACCATAGAACCGTTTATCATTAAGCGTATTACCAATCAAAATGACTCTATTTTAGCCAGTTTTGAATCAAAAATGAACGAAAAAAGCGCTTTTTCGAAGGAAAATGGCGCAATTATGATAGAAATGATGAAGGCTACTATTGACTCTGGTACTGCTTCCAGAATACGGGACACCTATAATTTAAAGAATGATATTGCAGGGAAAACAGGCACTACTCAGAATAATAAAGATGCTTGGTTCGTTGCCCTGACTCCAAAACTGATACACCTTACTTGGGTGGGCCTGGATAATCATGAAATAGGTTTCAAAAACACCAGCTTAGGCCAAGGTGCCAACGCCGCACTACCTCTTTTTGCGCTGTGGTATCAAGAATTGAATAAAGACAAGACCTTTACTGAAATTACCCAGGCCAAATTTCCCCAGCCCAGTGCTTCCGTGCTAACCGCGCTAGACTGCGAGCCTATCAAAAGAGATGGTTTTTTTAAACGTCTTTTTAAAAACCCAAATAAGAAGAAAGAAAAAAAGTTCAAAAATTAA
- a CDS encoding S1/P1 nuclease, protein MKNIVILVFLVTQFSFGNDVIWSKTGHRVVGEVAQAHLSRRAKKAIHKILKGQSLAAVANFGDEIKADRQFRKFSAWHYVNFPADKNYRDVEPSEYGDLVMGINSCISIIKDPSSAEEDLAFYLKFLVHLIGDLHQPMHVGRLEDKGGNDIQVQWFGDGSNLHRVWDSNMINDYGMSFTELSDKLPVLTKNEIKELQKGDVYDWVEESQDIANEIYNSVTVGEKIGYQYSYTWWDTVETQLQKGGIRLAAVLNSIFE, encoded by the coding sequence ATGAAAAATATAGTTATACTGGTTTTTTTAGTGACGCAATTTTCTTTTGGGAACGATGTTATATGGTCCAAAACGGGACATAGGGTTGTAGGAGAGGTAGCCCAAGCGCATTTATCAAGAAGAGCGAAAAAGGCAATACATAAGATTCTTAAGGGTCAAAGCTTGGCAGCGGTCGCTAATTTTGGTGATGAAATCAAGGCAGATAGGCAGTTTAGAAAGTTTAGTGCTTGGCATTACGTGAATTTTCCGGCTGATAAGAATTATCGGGATGTTGAACCGAGCGAGTATGGCGATTTGGTAATGGGCATTAATTCCTGTATTTCTATAATCAAGGACCCCAGCAGTGCTGAAGAAGACCTTGCTTTTTATCTAAAGTTCTTGGTCCATTTGATAGGTGATTTGCATCAGCCCATGCATGTGGGTCGTTTGGAAGATAAGGGCGGAAACGATATACAGGTACAATGGTTCGGTGACGGGAGTAACTTACACCGGGTTTGGGATTCCAATATGATTAATGACTATGGAATGAGTTTTACGGAACTCTCGGATAAATTACCGGTTCTCACCAAAAATGAGATAAAGGAACTACAAAAGGGCGATGTGTACGACTGGGTAGAAGAATCTCAAGATATTGCGAACGAAATCTACAACTCCGTAACGGTAGGCGAAAAAATCGGTTACCAATACAGCTATACCTGGTGGGACACGGTAGAGACACAATTACAAAAAGGAGGAATACGTCTGGCCGCTGTACTGAATAGCATTTTTGAATAG
- a CDS encoding TIGR03643 family protein, whose translation MKKEFTEIELDRIIEMAWEDRTPFDAITFQFGISEQETIEIMRKEMKPSSFRMWRKRVQGRATKHAKLRTNDVDRFKCSRQRQITGNKISKR comes from the coding sequence ATGAAAAAAGAATTTACAGAAATAGAATTGGACCGTATAATAGAAATGGCCTGGGAAGACCGTACACCTTTTGACGCCATAACTTTTCAGTTTGGAATATCCGAACAGGAGACGATAGAAATCATGAGAAAGGAAATGAAACCCAGTAGTTTTCGTATGTGGCGCAAGAGAGTGCAAGGTAGAGCAACCAAACATGCCAAATTAAGGACCAACGACGTGGACCGTTTTAAATGTTCACGTCAAAGGCAAATTACCGGAAATAAAATTTCTAAAAGGTAA
- a CDS encoding alpha-ketoglutarate-dependent dioxygenase AlkB family protein encodes MQGLFNEPIDLNLPDSTIRYYPKFLAPEKATEYFNSLKDRVVWQQDNIKVFGKVHAQPRLTALYANNELPYSYSNIKMTPHQFTEELLRLKNKIEDIADCEFTTCLLNLYRDGRDSNGWHADNEKELGKNPIIASISLGAERFFNLKHNTDPELKTKILLEHGSLLLMQGKTQHFWKHQIPKTAKPIGERINLTFRIIE; translated from the coding sequence ATGCAGGGCCTTTTTAATGAACCCATAGATTTAAATCTACCGGATAGCACCATACGCTATTATCCAAAATTCTTAGCACCAGAAAAGGCGACCGAATACTTTAACTCCCTTAAGGATAGGGTTGTCTGGCAACAAGATAATATAAAGGTATTTGGAAAGGTGCATGCGCAACCAAGACTTACCGCACTTTATGCCAACAATGAACTGCCCTACTCTTATTCCAATATTAAGATGACCCCGCATCAGTTTACAGAAGAACTTCTACGGCTTAAGAACAAGATTGAGGATATCGCCGATTGCGAGTTTACGACATGTCTGCTAAATTTATATAGAGACGGCAGGGATAGTAATGGATGGCATGCCGATAACGAAAAAGAATTGGGCAAAAACCCTATTATCGCCTCAATAAGTCTGGGAGCTGAACGCTTTTTTAATCTGAAGCACAATACAGACCCAGAATTAAAAACAAAAATCCTTTTAGAACACGGTAGCCTGCTACTAATGCAAGGAAAAACCCAGCATTTTTGGAAGCACCAGATACCTAAAACGGCCAAACCTATTGGAGAGCGCATTAACCTCACCTTTCGTATCATAGAATAA
- a CDS encoding AraC family transcriptional regulator, which translates to MITQKPAFEAIEPTFGHSFTYQKFDQSKLNKNYAWHYHPEIELVYVNGGSGKRQIGSHVSYYTNGELILIGSNLPHCGLTDRLTGNTSETVIQMKLDFLGNDFFNIPEMQKIQKLFTTANGGITFSGKTKRKIGEKMEVLEYQTDFQRLLSILNILNELANSTEIKLLNAEGFSLETDIKDNDRINVVFNHVKNNFKEEITLEEIAGITSMTIPSFCRYFKKITNKTFIQFVNEYRLVHASKLLAEKPMSITEVCFECGFNNFSHFNKSFKAFTGQNPSEYRNQLKTVLS; encoded by the coding sequence ATGATTACTCAAAAACCTGCTTTTGAAGCCATAGAACCCACTTTTGGTCACTCTTTTACGTACCAGAAATTTGACCAATCTAAGTTGAACAAGAACTACGCCTGGCATTATCATCCAGAAATAGAGTTGGTGTATGTCAACGGTGGTTCCGGGAAAAGACAAATTGGAAGTCATGTATCCTATTACACTAACGGAGAACTTATTTTAATCGGTAGTAACTTACCACACTGTGGGTTAACGGATAGGCTCACAGGAAATACTAGCGAAACGGTAATTCAAATGAAGTTGGATTTTTTAGGGAACGATTTTTTCAATATCCCTGAAATGCAGAAAATACAGAAACTTTTTACCACTGCTAATGGTGGTATCACCTTCTCCGGTAAAACCAAACGTAAAATTGGAGAAAAGATGGAAGTATTGGAATACCAGACTGATTTTCAACGACTCCTGTCCATTCTCAACATTCTAAACGAATTGGCCAATTCTACCGAAATAAAACTTTTGAATGCCGAAGGCTTTTCCTTGGAGACAGATATAAAGGATAATGACCGTATTAATGTAGTATTCAATCACGTAAAGAACAACTTTAAGGAAGAAATTACTTTAGAGGAAATAGCTGGCATTACCAGCATGACCATACCCTCTTTCTGTAGGTATTTTAAAAAGATAACCAACAAGACCTTCATACAGTTCGTTAACGAATACAGACTGGTGCATGCATCCAAACTGTTAGCGGAAAAGCCCATGAGCATTACCGAGGTATGTTTTGAATGTGGATTTAATAACTTTTCTCATTTCAACAAATCCTTTAAGGCCTTTACGGGACAAAACCCTTCGGAATATAGAAATCAACTTAAAACGGTATTAAGTTAA
- a CDS encoding MauE/DoxX family redox-associated membrane protein has translation MSFPWHLYVMAALYIFAGLMHFIKPKVYLRIMPRYLPNHRALVLWSGIAEVFLGAALLFRPTKNFAIYGIIAMLLIFLLVHVYMLTGEKQAAGIPRWILVLRIPLQFALMFWAFSYLKY, from the coding sequence ATATCTTTTCCATGGCATTTATATGTAATGGCCGCCCTCTATATATTTGCCGGTCTGATGCATTTTATTAAACCTAAAGTTTATTTGAGAATCATGCCCAGGTATTTACCGAATCATAGGGCCTTGGTACTATGGAGTGGAATAGCGGAAGTGTTCTTGGGTGCAGCCTTGTTGTTTAGACCCACTAAAAATTTTGCCATTTACGGTATTATAGCAATGCTCCTTATCTTTCTGCTTGTGCACGTTTATATGCTTACCGGTGAAAAACAGGCAGCAGGTATCCCTAGATGGATTTTAGTGCTCCGTATTCCCTTACAGTTCGCACTCATGTTTTGGGCTTTCTCTTATTTAAAATATTGA
- a CDS encoding MOSC domain-containing protein, translating into MKVIATNIGEAVTVEWNGKNEQTGIFKYPTEAPLYLSKNDVKGDTVIDRVHHAGINKACYLFSADYYPYWKNLYPKLKWDWGMFGENLTVQGLDEDEIRIGNVYRLGSALVQVSQPREPCYKLGIRFGTQEILRQFIAHNHPGTYVKILEEGTVTAGDSLVLVKESENTLTVKNFYELLFTRQKDKELLALFMDNDAVPQYKKDRFKKYI; encoded by the coding sequence ATGAAGGTCATTGCCACAAACATTGGAGAAGCGGTCACCGTTGAATGGAACGGTAAAAACGAACAGACCGGTATTTTTAAATACCCGACGGAAGCACCCCTGTATTTATCCAAGAACGATGTTAAGGGAGATACCGTAATAGACCGTGTTCATCATGCAGGAATCAATAAGGCCTGCTATCTTTTTTCGGCAGACTACTATCCTTACTGGAAAAATTTGTATCCTAAATTAAAATGGGACTGGGGCATGTTCGGAGAAAACCTTACCGTCCAAGGTCTAGATGAAGATGAGATAAGGATAGGGAATGTCTATCGTTTGGGTTCTGCTTTGGTACAAGTGTCCCAACCAAGAGAGCCCTGCTATAAATTGGGTATTCGCTTTGGCACACAAGAAATATTAAGGCAATTTATTGCGCATAACCATCCCGGCACCTACGTTAAGATTTTAGAAGAGGGAACGGTTACTGCGGGGGATTCCTTGGTCTTGGTAAAAGAATCTGAAAATACCTTAACCGTAAAGAATTTTTACGAGCTGCTGTTTACGAGACAAAAAGATAAGGAACTTTTGGCCCTGTTCATGGATAACGATGCGGTTCCCCAGTATAAAAAGGACCGATTTAAAAAATACATTTAA